The following are encoded together in the Bos javanicus breed banteng chromosome X, ARS-OSU_banteng_1.0, whole genome shotgun sequence genome:
- the LOC133242472 gene encoding cancer/testis antigen 47A-like: protein MSTTGDGDLTHGGQEGPTGAVGAQAGARDGVDRNSEPRRGDSMPEAEAGAAVGASGGPREAALEGGNAEGDSDIRPAEEREVEEQAQGVNRMVVSRHFPMSGFSLTVLNLMHSMMNRLSDNHVILPPNDDRVLVWYQTRPRLSDHSSAAVAGLSEVQVPLEESGEGPAEEAPDQEVEQAEEAQEAQQAEEAQEAKAPEEASLWETATKESEEPSLRDMPQEPVAPEKTAECQDENSKEEAQGTKSEGKEKKYNRKQEEPEKDLDPAKDRPRKPSLED from the exons ATGTCTACCACGGGGGATGGAGATCTGACCCATGGCGGGCAGGAAGGCCCAACAGGTGCAGTGGGGGCCCAGGCCGGAGCCCGTGACGGTGTGGACCGCAACTCTGAGCCTCGCAGGGGTGACTCCATGCCTGAGGCTGAGGCAGGTGCAGCTGTGGGGGCTTCAGGAGGCCCGAGGGAGGCGGCCCTGGAGGGCGGGAACGCTGAGGGAGACTCCGACATCAGGCCGGCtgaggagagggaggtggaggagCAGGCGCAGGGCGTGAACCGCATGGTGGTCTCGCGCCACTTCCCCATGAGCGGCTTCAGCCTAACGGTCCTAAATCTGATGCACTCGATGATGAACCGTTTGTCCGACAACCACGTCATACTTCCGCCAAATGACGACCGCGTGTTGGTCTGGTACCAGACCAGGCCGCGCTTGTCTGACCACAGCTCAGCCGCCGTGGCCGGGTTATCCGAGGTCCAGGTACCATTGGAGGAATCGGGGGAGGGGCCGGCTGAGGAAGCCCCGGATCAGGAGGTGGAGCAGGCTGAGGAAGCCCAGGAGGCGCAGCAGGCGGAGGAAGCCCAGGAGGCTAAGGCACCCGAGGAGGCCTCTTTATGGGAGACGGCCACCAAGGAGTCTGAGGAGCCCAGCTTGCGGGATATGCCACAGGAGCCTGTCGCCCCTGAGA AAACAGCTGAATGCCAGGATGAGAACTCCAAAGAAGAGGCGCAGGGCACCAAAAgtgaggggaaagaaaagaagtataaCAGAAAACAAGAAGAACCAGAAAAGGATCTGGACCCAGCAAAGGACAGGCCCAGAAAGCCCAG TTTGGAAGACtag
- the LOC133242470 gene encoding cancer/testis antigen family 47 member B1-like isoform X2 gives MSTTGDGDLAPGGQEGPASAAGAQARARDGVDRNSEPRRGDSMPEAEAGGVVGASGGPREVALEGGNSEEDSDIQPAEEGEEEEQAQGVNRMVHSRHFSMTRYRLTVLTQRYPMLNFMYKNHILVPPEDDDVLVRHQNRPRLSNLSSATVARFSEVQVPSDGPAEGPAEEAPAQWAEQVEEAQEAAEAGEVQEADEACLWETATKESEEHSLWERPQEPAAPEKTAECQDENSKEEVQGTRSEGKEKKYNRKQEEPEKDLNPAKDRPRKPSLED, from the exons ATGTCTACCACGGGGGATGGAGATCTGGCCCCTGGCGGGCAGGAAGGCCCTGCAAGTGCGGCAGGGGCCCAGGCCAGAGCCCGTGACGGTGTGGACCGCAACTCCGAGCCTCGCAGGGGTGACTCCATGCCTGAGGCTGAGGCGGGTGGAGTCGTCGGGGCCTCAGGAGGCCCGAGGGAGGTGGCCCTGGAGGGTGGGAACTCTGAGGAAGACTCGGACATCCAGCCGGccgaggagggggaggaagaggagcaggCGCAGGGCGTGAACCGCATGGTACACTCGCGACACTTCTCCATGACCCGCTACCGCTTAACGGTCCTGACTCAGAGGTACCCGATGCTGAACTTTATGTACAAAAACCACATCCTAGTCCCGCCAGAGGACGACGACGTGTTGGTCCGGCACCAGAACCGGCCACGCTTGTCCAACCTCAGCTCAGCCACTGTGGCTCGGTTCTCTGAGGTCCAGGTGCCCTCAGATGGACCAGCGGAGGGACCGGCGGAGGAAGCCCCGGCTCAGTGGGCAGAACAGGTGGAGGAAGCCCAGGAGGCGGCGGAGGCTGGGGAGGTGCAGGAGGCCGACGAGGCCTGTTTATGGGAGACGGCCACCAAGGAGTCTGAGGAGCACAGCTTGTGGGAGAGGCCACAGGAGCCGGCCGCCCCTGAGA AAACAGCTGAATGCCAGGATGAGAACTCCAAAGAAGAGGTGCAGGGCACCAGAAgtgaggggaaagaaaagaagtataaCAGAAAACAAGAAGAACCAGAAAAGGATCTGAACCCAGCAAAGGACAGGCCCAGAAAGCCCAG TTTGGAAGACtag